A window from Fibrobacter sp. UWB11 encodes these proteins:
- a CDS encoding DNA translocase FtsK — MAVQKKKTVKKPKKTKVEPKKNVQEPDSYFITMMVGYLVLIAGVVLLLGCITISIVGENENWLGNYFGVMFPGFMTFLFGRVAVVVFTAALVLWGLFIAIASLRTKLLRFAVGASLLVVNVSFLMSLKNFGVKSVSNDALSMSGGVLGEFFLQNLAIPVFGRVSFVAPLILLLTTLALILVLSFGVRPRHFKFVAQTMRYMCGVFGQRRSQGTIEVETVEVPTVKDKKESEKKTLRKGVVMEDETMIFVPDSVKMRRRGKVEPFNGRHNWLTDELDVSRSDMQTQVGNDAFGLPQYAAGNVPGNAVPGNVAANAPIGIVPSGATLGGADDASGMEDPEIRRLEEELRLNERHMNALQILEIKERIGALRRARDLIDWEKGHRGRMQVKGDVRRNGDAETLNATANAASAAQNEANVAARRTAERTVVGRADVPQSAKPQTMANTVVRDATLSDSVATRAAIHAEDLLGGDGAYVEDFPGSPAVEDDETFAPVVVTADEVGEDPTFGEGEFAGRSRGGEGRANAGESARPAAKAVQSAQIPPAPTASYDEYKVPEIAKILDTHEVQTADYTEEELNAIGKMLEEKLENFKVKGRVIGCETGPMITRFEVEPGPGVKVSRFSALQEDLALPLKVSSIRILAPIPGKAAVGVEIPNRKFQTVFCRDVFLSEKFKPAPDKILVALGKDITGESFTMDLAKAPHLLIAGQTGSGKSVCINALMASMLFSKTPDELRMILVDPKAVELKMYENIPHLLAPVITKPEIAIQALQWLCYEMDRRTEVLASAKVRNIGGFNAKFEAGELPDEVPEEDRGHRMAFIVVIIDEMADLMMVAGKEIEKSVARLAAKARAVGIHLVLATQRPSVKVITGIIKANLPTRISFKVASQIDARTVMDHAGAEKLLGRGDMLYKAVNDPDPVRVHGAFLSDEEAERLADACSDQNVFYPQVESFDVSGGEDGDDEGGGSLKNEKLDKLLFEVAQWAISVNGLSTSAVQRHFSVGYSRAGKIVDQLYGLGVCGPSKGNSKPRAMLIGMDELMQLERSGRFG, encoded by the coding sequence TTGGCTGTTCAGAAGAAAAAAACTGTAAAGAAACCGAAGAAAACTAAAGTTGAACCGAAAAAGAATGTTCAAGAGCCGGATTCGTACTTTATCACGATGATGGTGGGTTATTTGGTGTTGATTGCCGGTGTCGTCCTGTTGCTTGGCTGCATTACGATTTCGATTGTGGGCGAAAATGAAAACTGGCTTGGCAATTATTTTGGGGTTATGTTCCCGGGCTTTATGACGTTCCTGTTTGGGCGTGTGGCGGTTGTCGTGTTTACGGCTGCGCTTGTCCTTTGGGGACTTTTTATTGCGATTGCATCGCTCCGGACGAAGTTGTTGCGATTTGCTGTGGGCGCAAGTTTGCTTGTGGTAAACGTGTCGTTCCTCATGTCACTCAAGAATTTTGGCGTTAAGAGTGTTTCGAATGATGCGCTCTCGATGAGCGGTGGCGTCTTGGGTGAGTTCTTTTTGCAGAACTTGGCGATACCCGTGTTTGGGCGTGTTTCGTTTGTTGCTCCGCTGATTTTGCTTTTGACAACGTTGGCGTTGATTCTTGTTCTTTCGTTTGGCGTGCGTCCGCGTCACTTTAAGTTTGTAGCACAGACGATGCGGTACATGTGCGGTGTATTTGGACAACGCCGTTCGCAGGGTACGATTGAGGTGGAAACGGTTGAAGTCCCGACAGTAAAGGATAAGAAGGAATCCGAGAAAAAGACGCTCCGCAAAGGCGTGGTGATGGAAGACGAAACGATGATTTTTGTTCCGGATTCCGTGAAAATGCGCAGGCGCGGAAAGGTCGAACCGTTCAATGGTCGCCATAACTGGCTCACGGATGAACTCGATGTAAGCCGCTCGGATATGCAGACTCAAGTCGGGAACGATGCGTTTGGATTACCTCAGTATGCGGCGGGAAATGTTCCAGGTAACGCTGTGCCGGGAAATGTTGCGGCGAATGCGCCGATTGGGATTGTGCCTTCTGGGGCTACGTTGGGTGGTGCTGACGATGCTAGCGGAATGGAAGATCCGGAAATTCGTCGTTTGGAAGAAGAACTTCGCTTGAATGAACGCCACATGAATGCGCTCCAGATTTTGGAAATCAAGGAACGCATTGGGGCGTTGCGCCGTGCGCGCGACTTGATTGATTGGGAAAAAGGTCATCGTGGTCGTATGCAGGTTAAGGGCGATGTGCGCCGTAACGGTGATGCCGAAACTCTGAATGCTACAGCCAATGCTGCTAGCGCTGCTCAAAATGAAGCGAATGTGGCTGCACGCCGAACTGCCGAAAGGACTGTTGTTGGTCGTGCTGATGTGCCGCAATCCGCGAAACCGCAAACGATGGCGAATACGGTGGTGCGTGATGCAACGCTTTCGGATTCTGTAGCAACGCGTGCTGCAATCCATGCCGAAGATCTTTTGGGTGGCGATGGTGCCTACGTTGAAGATTTCCCGGGAAGCCCGGCTGTTGAAGATGATGAAACCTTTGCTCCTGTAGTTGTGACTGCGGACGAAGTAGGCGAGGACCCGACTTTTGGTGAAGGTGAGTTTGCTGGCCGTTCTCGCGGTGGTGAAGGTCGCGCAAATGCTGGTGAAAGTGCGCGCCCAGCAGCGAAGGCTGTCCAGTCTGCTCAAATTCCGCCCGCGCCTACAGCCTCTTACGATGAATACAAAGTTCCGGAAATTGCAAAGATTCTCGACACGCACGAAGTGCAGACGGCCGACTACACTGAAGAAGAGCTGAATGCCATCGGCAAGATGCTTGAAGAAAAGCTTGAAAACTTCAAGGTCAAGGGCCGCGTGATTGGTTGCGAAACGGGCCCGATGATTACCCGTTTTGAAGTGGAACCGGGGCCGGGCGTGAAGGTGAGTCGCTTCTCGGCATTGCAAGAAGATTTGGCGCTCCCGCTGAAGGTCTCGTCGATTCGTATTTTGGCGCCGATTCCTGGCAAGGCTGCCGTGGGCGTTGAAATCCCGAATCGCAAATTCCAGACGGTGTTCTGCCGTGATGTGTTCTTGAGCGAAAAGTTTAAGCCCGCGCCGGACAAGATTCTCGTGGCGCTAGGCAAGGACATTACAGGTGAATCGTTCACGATGGATTTGGCGAAGGCTCCGCACTTGCTTATTGCAGGTCAGACGGGTTCCGGTAAGTCTGTTTGCATTAACGCGCTCATGGCGTCGATGCTATTCAGCAAGACTCCGGATGAACTCCGCATGATTCTTGTGGACCCGAAGGCGGTGGAACTCAAGATGTACGAAAACATCCCGCACCTCTTGGCGCCTGTCATCACGAAGCCCGAAATTGCTATCCAGGCGCTCCAGTGGCTCTGCTACGAGATGGACCGCCGTACGGAAGTCTTGGCATCTGCAAAGGTGCGTAACATTGGCGGTTTCAACGCAAAGTTTGAAGCGGGCGAATTGCCGGATGAAGTCCCTGAAGAAGACCGCGGCCATCGCATGGCGTTTATCGTCGTGATTATCGACGAAATGGCGGATCTCATGATGGTTGCCGGCAAGGAAATCGAAAAGTCTGTAGCTCGTTTGGCCGCAAAGGCTCGTGCCGTGGGTATCCACTTGGTGCTGGCAACGCAGCGTCCGTCCGTGAAGGTCATTACGGGTATCATCAAGGCAAACTTGCCGACGCGAATCAGCTTCAAGGTGGCATCGCAGATTGACGCCCGCACGGTAATGGACCATGCCGGTGCCGAAAAGCTTTTGGGCCGTGGCGACATGCTTTACAAGGCCGTGAACGATCCGGATCCGGTGCGCGTACACGGTGCGTTTTTGAGCGATGAAGAAGCCGAACGCTTGGCCGACGCCTGCTCTGACCAGAACGTATTCTACCCGCAGGTGGAATCGTTCGATGTCTCGGGCGGCGAAGATGGCGACGACGAAGGCGGCGGTTCGCTGAAAAACGAAAAGCTTGACAAGTTGCTTTTCGAAGTCGCGCAATGGGCGATTAGCGTGAACGGCCTTTCGACTTCGGCGGTGCAACGTCACTTTAGCGTGGGTTACAGCCGAGCCGGGAAGATTGTGGACCAGCTGTATGGCCTTGGCGTGTGCGGCCCGAGCAAGGGCAATTCGAAACCGCGTGCCATGCTTATCGGAATGGACGAACTCATGCAACTCGAACGCTCCGGGAGATTCGGCTAG